The following coding sequences are from one Formosa haliotis window:
- the serB gene encoding phosphoserine phosphatase SerB: protein MNNEIILLNISGQDKPGLTSSLTGVLAQYGAKVLDIGQANIHDTLSLGILFEIQSKKKSAAVLKDLLFKAYELGITAKFTPITLDGYEKWVKLQGKDRYIITILGEKLAAEQISEVTKVISDKNLNIDAIKRLTGRLSLVKEEEYPRASIQLSIRGQIDDKSELTAKFMQISRDLDVDIAFQEDNIYRRNRRLVCFDMDSTLIQTEVIDELAELAGVGAEVKAITESAMQGEIDFNESFKRRMKLLKGLSEDVLQEVAVNLPITKGARRLIDTLKNYGFKTAILSGGFTYFGYYLQKELGIDYVFANQLEIVDGKLTGGYLGDIVDGNKKAEYLQEIANLEGINISQTIAVGDGANDLPMLNLAGLGIAFHAKPKVKDNAQSSISSIGLDGVLYLLGYHDRYIDLVE from the coding sequence ATGAATAATGAGATTATCTTATTAAACATTTCAGGACAAGATAAACCAGGTCTAACTTCTAGCTTAACGGGTGTTTTAGCACAATACGGTGCCAAAGTTTTAGATATTGGTCAGGCCAATATACACGATACCTTATCGCTAGGAATTTTATTTGAAATACAATCAAAGAAAAAATCTGCAGCTGTTTTAAAAGATTTATTATTTAAAGCTTACGAACTTGGCATTACGGCCAAATTTACTCCAATTACATTGGATGGGTACGAAAAATGGGTGAAATTACAAGGAAAAGATCGTTATATAATAACGATTCTAGGAGAGAAATTAGCAGCCGAACAAATTTCGGAAGTTACAAAAGTGATCTCAGATAAAAACTTAAACATCGATGCTATTAAACGACTTACAGGACGTTTATCTTTAGTAAAAGAAGAAGAGTATCCCAGGGCTTCAATTCAGTTGTCTATTAGAGGACAAATTGATGATAAGTCTGAACTTACAGCAAAGTTCATGCAAATTTCACGGGATTTAGATGTCGATATCGCCTTCCAAGAAGATAATATTTATAGAAGAAACAGACGTTTAGTTTGTTTTGATATGGATTCTACTTTAATTCAAACCGAAGTAATCGATGAGTTAGCCGAATTAGCAGGTGTTGGAGCAGAAGTTAAAGCCATTACAGAATCTGCTATGCAAGGCGAAATAGATTTCAATGAAAGTTTTAAACGCCGGATGAAACTTTTAAAAGGATTGAGTGAAGATGTGTTACAAGAAGTCGCTGTAAATTTACCAATCACGAAAGGAGCTCGCCGACTAATAGACACTTTAAAAAATTACGGATTTAAAACAGCAATCCTTTCTGGAGGTTTTACCTATTTCGGATATTATTTACAAAAGGAATTAGGCATAGATTATGTCTTTGCTAATCAATTAGAAATTGTAGATGGTAAACTTACAGGAGGGTATCTTGGCGATATAGTAGATGGTAATAAAAAGGCAGAGTATCTTCAAGAGATTGCCAATTTAGAAGGTATCAATATTAGTCAAACCATTGCTGTTGGAGATGGTGCTAACGATTTACCCATGTTAAATCTTGCTGGCTTAGGTATTGCTTTTCATGCCAAACCAAAAGTTAAGGATAATGCACAAAGTTCTATTTCTAGTATAGGATTAGATGGTGTTTTGTATTTATTAGGTTATCATGACAGATATATCGATTTGGTGGAGTAA
- the aroC gene encoding chorismate synthase, protein MAGNSFGKIFKLTTFGESHGVALGGVLDGCPAGISIDLDAIQHEMNRRKPGQSAIVTQRKEPDEVKFLSGIFEGKTTGTSIGFIIENANQKSHDYSHIKDSFRPSHADYVYEKKYGIRDYRGGGRSSARETACRVVAGAIAKQVLSGIEIHAFTSSVGDIFMEKPYQDINFNDIESNIVRCPDADTAEKMISKIKDIRKAGDTIGGTVTCVIKNVPIGLGEPVFDKLHAELGKAMLSINAVKGFEYGSGFCGAKMKGSEHNDLYNTDGTTKTNLSGGIQGGISNGMDIYFRVAFKPVATIMQTQNTIDKEGNIVEMQGKGRHDPCVVPRAVPIVEAMAALVLADYMLLDKMYK, encoded by the coding sequence ATGGCGGGAAATTCCTTCGGAAAAATTTTTAAGCTCACCACTTTTGGTGAATCTCATGGTGTTGCATTAGGTGGTGTTTTAGACGGATGTCCTGCGGGGATTTCTATAGACTTAGATGCTATTCAACATGAAATGAATCGTAGAAAGCCCGGGCAGTCTGCTATTGTAACACAACGTAAAGAGCCAGACGAAGTTAAATTTCTATCAGGTATTTTTGAAGGAAAAACTACAGGAACGTCTATAGGTTTTATTATAGAAAACGCGAACCAAAAATCTCACGATTATTCCCATATTAAAGATTCATTTCGTCCGTCGCATGCCGATTATGTTTACGAAAAAAAATACGGAATTCGCGATTATAGAGGAGGAGGACGTAGTTCTGCTCGTGAAACGGCTTGTCGTGTTGTGGCAGGCGCAATCGCTAAACAGGTTTTAAGCGGTATAGAAATACATGCGTTTACGTCGTCTGTAGGCGATATTTTTATGGAAAAGCCTTATCAAGACATCAATTTTAATGATATAGAAAGTAATATTGTAAGATGTCCTGATGCAGATACTGCCGAAAAGATGATTTCAAAAATTAAGGACATCAGAAAGGCTGGAGATACCATTGGAGGTACCGTGACTTGCGTGATTAAAAATGTGCCCATAGGTTTAGGAGAGCCTGTGTTTGATAAATTACATGCCGAGTTAGGTAAGGCGATGTTATCTATAAACGCCGTAAAAGGCTTTGAATATGGTAGCGGATTTTGTGGTGCTAAAATGAAAGGAAGCGAACATAACGATCTATATAATACAGACGGTACAACAAAAACCAACTTATCTGGAGGAATACAAGGTGGAATAAGTAACGGTATGGATATTTATTTTAGAGTCGCTTTTAAACCAGTTGCAACCATAATGCAAACGCAAAATACCATAGACAAGGAAGGTAATATAGTAGAAATGCAAGGTAAGGGGCGTCACGACCCATGTGTAGTACCTAGAGCCGTACCTATTGTAGAGGCTATGGCTGCTCTAGTGTTGGCAGATTATATGCTACTTGATAAAATGTATAAATAA
- a CDS encoding FAD-binding and (Fe-S)-binding domain-containing protein — MTKSVSFDLQTLNKSLDGDLYFDDLIKSIYATDASVYRRLPLAVAYPKHETDLKVLIAFANTNNITLIPRTAGTSLAGQCVGEGIVVDVSKHFTKIIAINKEAKTVTVQPGVVKDFLNLQLKPLGLFFSPDTSTSNRCMIGGMVGNNSCGITSIRYGVTRDKVLELKTILSDGSEAKFGNLTSDEFQEKLSLTNLEGDLYKTIYKELEPESVKKNIQKEFPKPEIHRRNTGYALDKLIDSSAFGASDKPFNMCNLLTGSEGTLAFTTEITLHLDDLPPTERVMVAAHFKSISDALVGTTTCMKHHLFMCEMMDKTILDCTKNNLKQQENRQFVVGDPQAILMNELRGHTIDEAKLQAQALVNALEVEGLSYANVVLYGDDIEKAIELRKAGLGLLGNIIGDRKSAACIEDTAVALPDFANYINEFTALMKGYKQEAVYYAHAGAGELHLRPILNLKLKEDVVLFRKITTDVAHLVKKYGGSMSGEHGDGIVRAEFIPLMIGEDNYGIVKRIKSVFDPKNIFNAGKIVDAFPMDEKLRYVANRKEPEIKTLMDFSATEGILRQAEKCNGSGDCRKPPELGGTMCPSYRATRNEKDATRARANALREFLTNSDQKNPFNHKELKEVLDLCLSCKACLNECPSTVDIASMKSEFLYQYQKVNGFSLRSKLFAYNNKVNELTTHISGITNFFFKTKWTSDLMKKAFGIAENRSMPLVSSKSLNNHIKGINNDGVSKKHIKTIYVFVDEFTNLLDTQIGLDAIALLQGLNYNLKFVKHAESGRAFISKGFLEQAKDCAVKNVKAYKDLITEDTPLVGIEPSAIFTFKDEYLMLADDKESAKQIAKHTFLIEDFLYSEIVKGNISSDQFHTEEKVIKIHSHCHQKAMSNQLSTFTILNLPKGYKATIIPSGCCGMAGSFGYEKEHYEVSMNVGEQTLFPAIRKATKDVVISANGTSCRHQIKDGTAREAQHPVSILRHALI; from the coding sequence ATGACTAAATCTGTGTCTTTCGATTTGCAAACCTTAAACAAGTCACTAGATGGCGATTTGTATTTCGATGATTTAATTAAATCCATTTATGCCACAGATGCCTCGGTTTATAGGCGTTTACCTCTAGCAGTTGCTTATCCAAAACACGAAACCGATTTAAAAGTTTTAATTGCTTTTGCAAACACTAATAATATTACCTTAATACCTCGAACAGCAGGAACATCGTTAGCTGGTCAATGTGTAGGAGAAGGAATTGTTGTAGATGTTTCTAAACATTTTACAAAAATAATTGCCATTAATAAAGAGGCAAAAACGGTTACAGTACAACCAGGGGTAGTAAAAGATTTTTTAAATCTTCAGCTTAAACCTTTAGGTCTATTCTTTTCGCCAGACACTTCAACATCAAATAGATGTATGATTGGGGGTATGGTTGGTAATAATTCTTGTGGTATTACCTCTATTAGGTATGGGGTAACTCGTGATAAAGTTTTAGAATTAAAAACCATTTTAAGCGATGGTAGTGAAGCTAAATTTGGGAATTTAACCTCAGATGAATTTCAGGAAAAGTTGAGTTTAACAAACTTAGAAGGTGATCTATATAAGACCATCTATAAGGAATTGGAACCTGAAAGTGTCAAGAAAAATATACAAAAGGAATTTCCGAAACCAGAAATTCACAGACGAAATACGGGTTATGCTTTAGATAAATTGATCGATTCTTCTGCTTTTGGAGCCTCCGACAAGCCATTTAACATGTGTAATTTATTAACCGGTAGCGAGGGGACTTTAGCTTTTACAACAGAAATCACTTTACATTTAGACGATTTACCACCCACCGAACGTGTTATGGTAGCGGCGCACTTTAAATCGATTTCAGATGCTTTAGTGGGAACGACCACGTGCATGAAACATCATTTGTTTATGTGTGAAATGATGGATAAAACGATTCTAGATTGCACAAAAAACAATTTAAAGCAACAAGAAAATAGACAGTTTGTCGTAGGAGATCCTCAAGCTATTTTAATGAACGAATTAAGAGGACACACTATAGATGAAGCGAAACTTCAAGCCCAAGCTTTAGTTAATGCCCTAGAGGTAGAAGGACTAAGCTACGCTAATGTCGTACTTTATGGCGACGATATTGAAAAAGCAATTGAGTTAAGAAAAGCGGGATTAGGGTTATTAGGAAATATTATAGGCGACAGAAAATCGGCAGCGTGTATTGAGGATACAGCTGTGGCGCTTCCCGATTTTGCAAATTATATTAATGAGTTTACGGCCTTAATGAAAGGCTATAAACAAGAGGCAGTTTATTATGCCCATGCTGGGGCGGGGGAATTGCATTTGCGTCCTATTTTAAACCTTAAACTAAAGGAAGATGTAGTGTTGTTTCGAAAAATTACTACCGATGTTGCCCATTTGGTTAAAAAATACGGAGGATCGATGTCTGGAGAGCATGGAGATGGTATTGTGAGAGCCGAGTTTATTCCATTAATGATTGGAGAAGACAATTACGGCATTGTAAAACGTATTAAATCAGTTTTCGATCCGAAGAATATTTTTAACGCGGGGAAAATAGTTGATGCCTTTCCCATGGATGAAAAGTTACGCTATGTAGCCAACCGGAAAGAGCCAGAAATTAAAACATTAATGGATTTTTCTGCTACTGAAGGTATTCTGAGACAGGCCGAAAAATGTAATGGGAGTGGCGACTGTAGAAAACCACCCGAATTAGGAGGTACCATGTGCCCAAGTTACCGAGCAACACGAAACGAGAAAGATGCGACTCGAGCTCGGGCCAATGCACTACGTGAATTTTTAACGAACTCAGATCAGAAAAACCCCTTTAATCATAAAGAATTAAAAGAGGTTTTAGACTTGTGTTTAAGCTGTAAAGCTTGCTTAAACGAATGTCCAAGTACAGTGGATATTGCGAGTATGAAATCAGAATTTTTATACCAATATCAAAAAGTAAATGGTTTTAGTTTACGCTCAAAACTCTTTGCTTATAATAATAAAGTCAATGAACTAACCACTCATATTTCTGGCATCACGAATTTCTTTTTTAAAACCAAATGGACCTCAGATTTAATGAAAAAGGCATTTGGAATAGCCGAAAACCGTAGCATGCCTTTAGTATCATCTAAAAGTTTAAATAATCATATTAAAGGTATTAATAATGATGGTGTTAGTAAAAAACATATCAAAACTATTTATGTTTTTGTAGATGAATTTACTAACCTATTAGACACTCAAATTGGTTTAGATGCTATTGCCTTGTTACAAGGGTTAAATTATAATTTAAAATTTGTAAAACATGCCGAATCTGGACGTGCTTTTATATCGAAAGGGTTTTTAGAACAGGCTAAAGATTGTGCTGTTAAAAATGTAAAAGCGTATAAAGATTTAATAACTGAAGACACGCCTTTGGTTGGCATAGAACCATCTGCTATTTTTACTTTTAAAGATGAATATTTAATGCTGGCAGACGATAAGGAAAGTGCTAAACAAATTGCAAAACACACTTTCTTGATTGAAGATTTTTTATATTCAGAAATCGTAAAAGGAAATATTTCATCAGATCAATTTCACACCGAAGAGAAAGTCATAAAAATACATTCACATTGTCATCAAAAAGCAATGAGTAATCAATTATCAACGTTTACCATCTTGAATTTACCAAAGGGCTACAAGGCCACGATAATACCTAGTGGATGTTGTGGTATGGCTGGAAGCTTTGGTTACGAAAAAGAACATTACGAGGTTAGTATGAATGTAGGAGAACAAACTTTGTTTCCTGCTATTCGAAAAGCCACTAAGGATGTTGTAATTTCTGCAAATGGTACTAGTTGTAGACATCAAATTAAAGACGGAACGGCGCGAGAAGCGCAGCACCCAGTTTCAATTTTGCGACACGCGTTAATCTGA
- a CDS encoding dicarboxylate/amino acid:cation symporter: protein MKKLALHWQILLGMVLGVLFAMVMTQFEWGNDFVSDWIKPFGNIFINSLKLIAVPLILASLIKGVSDLKDISKLSKMGGRTIATYIITTVIAVTIGLAVVNIIQPGKSITQETRTQLVESYKGDADSKIAAAEEQKQAGPLKALEDLVPSNIFKAASDNGNMLQVIFFAIFFGIGLILIPEDKAKPVKDFFDGFNEVILKLIDIIMLAAPYGVFALLAALIVEAPSADLFKALSWYAFSVLLGLGLMMAVYAGIVFIFTKRTPKFFFNGISPAQLLAFSTSSSAATLPVTMERVEEHLGVDEEVTSFVLPIGATINMDGTSLYQAVAAVFIAQAFGMDLSLSAQLGIIATATLASIGSAAVPGAGMVMLVIVLAQAGIPEAGLALIFAVDRPLDMCRTTVNVTGDAAVTMLVAKSVGKLGEPKAKDWDDNYKK, encoded by the coding sequence ATGAAAAAACTCGCATTACACTGGCAAATTTTATTAGGAATGGTTTTAGGGGTTTTGTTTGCAATGGTCATGACCCAATTTGAATGGGGAAATGATTTTGTAAGCGATTGGATTAAACCCTTTGGAAACATTTTTATTAACTCCTTAAAATTAATTGCGGTCCCATTAATTTTGGCATCTTTAATTAAAGGAGTTTCCGATTTAAAAGATATTTCTAAACTCTCTAAAATGGGGGGAAGAACTATTGCCACATATATCATAACAACCGTTATTGCAGTAACTATTGGTTTGGCAGTGGTAAATATTATTCAACCTGGTAAATCTATAACTCAAGAAACTAGAACCCAACTTGTAGAAAGTTATAAAGGCGATGCCGATTCTAAAATTGCTGCGGCAGAAGAACAAAAACAAGCAGGTCCTTTAAAAGCTTTAGAAGATTTAGTGCCTAGTAATATATTTAAAGCAGCAAGTGATAATGGTAATATGCTGCAAGTTATATTCTTCGCAATTTTCTTTGGTATTGGGCTGATTCTTATTCCTGAAGACAAGGCAAAACCTGTTAAAGACTTTTTTGATGGTTTTAATGAAGTTATCTTAAAGCTTATCGATATTATTATGTTGGCAGCACCTTATGGGGTTTTTGCTTTACTAGCCGCCTTAATTGTAGAAGCACCTAGTGCCGATTTATTTAAAGCACTCAGTTGGTATGCCTTTAGTGTGCTTTTAGGCTTAGGATTAATGATGGCGGTGTATGCCGGGATTGTGTTTATATTTACAAAAAGGACACCAAAATTCTTTTTTAACGGTATCTCTCCAGCGCAATTATTAGCGTTCTCAACAAGTAGTAGTGCAGCTACTTTACCTGTAACCATGGAACGTGTAGAAGAACATTTAGGAGTAGATGAAGAAGTAACTAGTTTTGTTTTACCAATTGGAGCTACTATTAATATGGACGGAACGAGTTTATATCAAGCTGTGGCAGCCGTTTTTATAGCACAAGCGTTTGGAATGGATTTAAGTTTAAGTGCGCAATTAGGTATTATTGCTACTGCAACATTAGCTTCTATTGGTAGTGCTGCAGTACCTGGTGCAGGTATGGTAATGTTGGTTATTGTTTTAGCTCAAGCAGGAATACCTGAGGCTGGATTAGCTTTAATTTTTGCAGTAGATCGTCCGTTAGATATGTGTAGAACCACAGTAAATGTAACTGGAGATGCTGCGGTAACCATGTTAGTCGCAAAGTCTGTAGGCAAACTTGGAGAGCCTAAAGCAAAAGATTGGGACGACAATTATAAAAAGTAA
- a CDS encoding glycoside hydrolase family 3 N-terminal domain-containing protein gives MRNILYISLIFFSIHFSYSQNPNNPLVTKDALGQKKWVDSIYNGLSLQEKIGQLFMVRAMTSANTKDVDGIKALIKNNHIGGIIFSKGGPEKLAKLSNTYQGLSKVPMLMSMDAEWGLSMRLDSTYAFPWNMTLGAIKDKYLVEKAGKHIGEHCKRLGIHFNFGPDVDINTNPNNPIIGNRSFGENREEVTAHALAFMKGLQSAGVMATGKHFPGHGDTETDSHKALPTITFTEKRIDSIELYPYKTLIKNGMESVMVAHLNVPSLEPKPDFPSSLSKAIITDLLKEKMGFEGLIFTDALEMKGVANFSSPGDIDLAAFLAGNDILLISEDVPKAMAKITEAYNAKEITEERLAYSVKKILMAKYKVGLNHYKPIDTTNLISDLNRLEDDILNEELFENAITVVKNDKEVLPIRDLDKKAIAYVKLGDDSGTPFLNELKKYTKVHEVKSDTYGYIKSKLDSYNTVIVGLHRSNANPWKSFSFTPEEIQLLESIAQTHTVILDVFVKPYALLDLPTIENIEGIVVSYQNSEVAQEKSAQIIFGALSAKGKLPVSVGNGLHAGDGIEISSILRLGYTVPERVGIDSEKLHKIDAIAQRAVDEHMTPGIQLLVARKGQIIYNKNFGKHTYDKKSEAVEFNDIYDIASLTKIVATLPLVMEIVEKDDDITINSTLGELLPDYKNSNKANITLKQMLSHYARLKPWIPFYIATLDSAKMPSSEYYSKTPTEIFNIKVTNNLYLKRDYPDSIQKVIKDSDLLKKQGYRYSDLPYYILKKFIETYYDRTLDHLVQTHFYESLGMNFTTYNPYLKFPMKHIVPTENDTYYRHQVVQGYVHDMGAAMQNGVGGHAGVFSNANDIAKIMQMYLQEGFYGGKRYLKPETVDMFNTCYYCNNGNRRGLGFDKPQLGKSGPTCGCLSMKSFGHSGFTGTYTWADPDEELVYVFLANRTYPSSEINMLLRENIRTDIQELIYEAIIN, from the coding sequence ATGCGCAATATTTTATATATATCCCTTATATTTTTTAGTATTCATTTTTCTTATAGTCAAAATCCCAATAATCCTTTAGTTACAAAAGACGCTTTAGGTCAAAAAAAATGGGTAGATAGTATATATAATGGTTTGTCCCTTCAAGAAAAAATTGGACAATTATTTATGGTTCGCGCCATGACATCTGCAAATACAAAAGATGTAGATGGCATTAAGGCCCTTATTAAAAATAATCATATTGGCGGTATCATATTTTCTAAGGGTGGACCCGAAAAATTAGCTAAATTAAGTAATACTTACCAAGGCCTGTCTAAAGTTCCTATGCTTATGAGTATGGACGCTGAATGGGGTTTAAGCATGCGGTTAGATTCTACCTATGCATTTCCGTGGAACATGACTTTGGGCGCTATTAAAGACAAGTATTTAGTGGAGAAAGCGGGGAAGCATATTGGTGAACACTGTAAACGTTTAGGAATACATTTTAATTTCGGTCCAGATGTAGACATCAATACAAATCCAAATAACCCTATAATAGGAAACCGTTCGTTTGGAGAAAATCGCGAAGAAGTAACGGCACATGCTTTGGCTTTTATGAAAGGTTTGCAGAGTGCTGGCGTAATGGCTACTGGGAAGCATTTTCCTGGTCATGGCGATACAGAAACTGATTCTCATAAAGCGTTGCCAACAATTACTTTTACAGAAAAACGTATAGACTCTATAGAACTTTATCCGTATAAAACTTTGATTAAAAACGGAATGGAAAGTGTTATGGTGGCACATTTAAATGTCCCGAGTTTAGAGCCTAAACCAGATTTTCCATCCTCCTTATCAAAAGCTATCATTACCGATTTACTTAAAGAAAAAATGGGTTTCGAAGGATTAATTTTTACCGATGCTCTAGAAATGAAAGGAGTTGCTAATTTTAGTAGTCCGGGCGATATAGATTTAGCGGCCTTTTTAGCTGGAAACGATATATTATTGATTTCTGAAGATGTGCCAAAAGCTATGGCTAAAATTACCGAGGCTTATAATGCTAAAGAAATTACTGAAGAACGTTTAGCGTATTCGGTAAAGAAAATTTTAATGGCTAAATATAAAGTGGGTTTAAATCATTATAAACCCATTGATACCACAAACCTTATTTCCGATTTAAATCGATTAGAGGATGATATTTTAAATGAAGAGTTATTTGAAAACGCTATAACCGTTGTAAAAAATGACAAAGAAGTATTACCTATTCGAGATTTAGATAAAAAGGCAATAGCTTATGTTAAATTAGGAGACGATAGCGGTACACCTTTTTTAAACGAATTAAAAAAATACACTAAGGTTCATGAAGTTAAATCGGACACCTATGGCTATATAAAAAGTAAATTAGATAGTTACAACACGGTCATTGTCGGTTTACACCGTTCGAATGCTAATCCGTGGAAAAGTTTTAGTTTTACTCCGGAAGAAATTCAATTATTAGAAAGTATAGCACAGACTCATACCGTTATTTTAGATGTCTTTGTAAAACCTTATGCCTTGTTAGATTTACCAACAATTGAAAATATAGAAGGTATAGTTGTTAGTTATCAAAATAGTGAAGTTGCTCAAGAAAAGTCGGCACAAATTATTTTTGGTGCGCTTTCGGCTAAAGGGAAACTACCAGTTTCTGTGGGTAATGGGCTGCATGCCGGAGATGGTATAGAGATCAGCTCTATTTTAAGATTGGGGTATACCGTTCCAGAACGTGTAGGTATCGATTCAGAAAAATTACATAAAATAGATGCTATTGCACAGCGCGCTGTCGATGAGCATATGACACCTGGAATTCAACTTTTAGTAGCTAGAAAAGGACAGATTATTTATAATAAAAATTTTGGAAAGCACACTTACGATAAAAAATCTGAAGCGGTAGAATTTAATGATATTTACGATATTGCGTCCTTAACAAAAATTGTAGCAACACTACCTTTAGTCATGGAAATTGTTGAAAAAGACGATGACATAACCATTAATTCAACACTTGGGGAATTACTGCCAGATTATAAAAATTCTAATAAAGCGAATATCACATTAAAACAAATGTTGTCGCATTATGCACGTTTAAAACCCTGGATTCCTTTTTATATTGCAACACTCGACTCGGCTAAAATGCCGAGTTCTGAATATTATAGTAAAACACCAACAGAAATTTTCAATATAAAAGTAACCAATAACTTGTACTTAAAACGGGACTATCCTGATAGTATTCAGAAGGTTATCAAGGACTCAGACTTGCTAAAAAAACAGGGGTATCGTTACAGCGATTTACCTTACTATATTTTAAAGAAATTTATTGAAACGTATTACGACAGAACATTAGATCATTTGGTTCAAACTCATTTTTACGAATCCCTGGGTATGAATTTTACAACGTATAATCCGTATTTAAAATTTCCAATGAAACATATAGTGCCTACAGAAAATGACACCTATTACCGCCATCAAGTGGTACAAGGTTACGTGCACGATATGGGAGCAGCCATGCAAAATGGAGTAGGTGGACATGCGGGTGTGTTTAGTAATGCCAACGATATTGCTAAAATTATGCAAATGTATTTACAAGAAGGTTTTTATGGCGGAAAGCGTTATCTTAAACCAGAAACGGTAGATATGTTTAATACCTGTTATTATTGTAATAATGGTAACAGACGTGGTTTAGGATTTGATAAACCTCAATTGGGAAAAAGTGGACCAACCTGTGGTTGCTTGTCTATGAAAAGTTTTGGGCATTCCGGGTTCACCGGAACCTACACTTGGGCAGATCCAGACGAAGAATTGGTATATGTGTTTCTAGCAAATAGAACCTATCCTTCTTCAGAAATTAATATGTTATTAAGAGAAAATATTAGAACAGATATTCAAGAACTCATTTACGAAGCAATTATAAATTAA
- the bshA gene encoding N-acetyl-alpha-D-glucosaminyl L-malate synthase BshA codes for MRIGIVCYPTFGGSGVVATELGLELAKRGHEIHFITYNQPVRLDLLSNKVHYHEVTVPEYPLFHYQPYELALSSKLVDMVKLHKIELLHVHYAIPHAYAAYMAKQMLLEDGIHIPIVTTLHGTDITLVGSHPFYKPAVSFSINKSDAVTAVSESLKEDTLRLFDIKNEINVITNFIDVEKYKFSFTDCQRGMIAPDTEKIITHISNLRPVKRILDIIKIFYNVQKEIPAKLMVVGEGPDKEKAEALCQQLGISDKVVFFGRSNEIDKILCFSDLFLLPSETESFGLAALEAMASGVPVISSNTGGIPEVNINGITGFLSDVGDIEHMSQNAIFILSDEGRLAQFKQNAKERSYIFDLHKIVPQYEKLYEETLQKSLSV; via the coding sequence ATGCGCATAGGAATTGTTTGTTATCCAACATTTGGAGGAAGTGGTGTAGTAGCCACCGAACTGGGTTTAGAATTGGCTAAACGCGGACACGAAATACACTTTATTACTTATAACCAGCCGGTACGGTTAGATTTATTGAGTAACAAAGTGCACTATCACGAAGTTACTGTACCAGAATACCCATTATTTCATTATCAGCCTTACGAGTTGGCCTTATCTAGTAAATTAGTAGATATGGTAAAGCTTCATAAAATTGAGCTTTTACATGTGCATTATGCCATTCCTCATGCTTATGCTGCCTATATGGCAAAACAAATGTTGTTAGAAGATGGCATTCATATTCCAATTGTAACCACGTTACATGGCACCGATATAACCCTTGTGGGCAGTCATCCCTTTTATAAACCCGCAGTAAGTTTTAGTATTAATAAATCTGATGCCGTTACGGCGGTTTCCGAAAGTTTAAAAGAAGATACGCTTAGATTATTCGATATAAAAAATGAAATTAATGTCATTACAAATTTTATTGATGTAGAAAAGTATAAATTTTCTTTTACCGATTGTCAGCGGGGCATGATTGCTCCAGATACTGAAAAGATCATTACCCACATTAGTAATTTAAGACCAGTAAAACGCATTTTAGATATTATTAAAATCTTTTATAATGTACAGAAGGAAATTCCAGCTAAATTAATGGTAGTAGGGGAAGGTCCCGATAAAGAAAAGGCTGAAGCTTTATGTCAGCAGTTAGGTATTTCTGATAAAGTGGTATTTTTTGGAAGAAGTAACGAAATTGATAAAATTTTATGTTTTAGTGATTTGTTTTTATTGCCATCAGAAACCGAAAGTTTCGGATTAGCAGCCTTAGAAGCCATGGCATCTGGTGTACCTGTTATTTCGAGTAACACCGGTGGTATTCCAGAAGTGAATATTAATGGTATTACAGGTTTTTTAAGCGATGTGGGCGATATTGAACATATGAGCCAGAATGCAATTTTTATATTAAGTGACGAAGGGCGTTTAGCTCAATTCAAACAAAACGCGAAAGAGCGCTCTTATATTTTCGATTTACATAAAATTGTTCCGCAATACGAAAAGTTATATGAAGAAACTTTACAGAAAAGTTTATCAGTATAA